A part of Sulfurifustis variabilis genomic DNA contains:
- a CDS encoding SAM-dependent methyltransferase: MRVARRLGWGWWLLCLAALVAPAQARDVPYVPTPEEVVRGMLELAKIGPDDLVYDLGSGDGRIVIMAAKEFGARGVGVDIDPDRIAEANENARAAGVADKVRFIQSDLFEVDLRPATAVTLYLLPEVNLRLRPKLLEELRPGTPVVSHRFDMGDWTPEAERNFDGRTVYLWHVPPKTALKRGTARAERAAAP; the protein is encoded by the coding sequence ATGCGTGTAGCTCGGAGACTCGGATGGGGGTGGTGGCTGCTCTGTCTCGCGGCGCTCGTCGCACCGGCCCAGGCGCGCGATGTCCCCTACGTGCCTACGCCCGAGGAGGTCGTGCGGGGCATGCTGGAGCTCGCGAAGATCGGACCGGACGACCTGGTCTACGATCTCGGTTCGGGCGACGGCCGCATCGTCATCATGGCGGCCAAGGAGTTCGGCGCGCGCGGCGTCGGCGTGGACATCGATCCGGACCGCATCGCGGAGGCGAACGAGAACGCGCGCGCCGCCGGCGTCGCGGACAAGGTGAGATTCATCCAGTCCGACCTGTTCGAGGTCGATCTGCGGCCGGCGACGGCGGTGACGCTCTATCTCCTTCCCGAGGTGAACCTGCGCCTGCGCCCCAAGCTGCTCGAGGAGCTCAGGCCCGGCACTCCGGTGGTGTCGCACCGGTTCGACATGGGGGACTGGACGCCCGAGGCGGAACGCAATTTCGATGGACGCACCGTCTATCTCTGGCACGTCCCTCCGAAGACGGCCCTGAAGCGCGGGACAGCCCGCGCGGAGCGCGCAGCCGCACCCTAG
- a CDS encoding Lon protease family protein produces MAKGGTPAIPPLEAEKLYTRCDPAQLDFETTAGLKPLDTILGQPRALEALRFGIGIRRPGYHLYALGPPGAGKRTLVRLILDERAAREPASLDLCYVNNFDAPHRPRLLRLPTGVGERLRRDVDRLLEDVRGAIPAVFETDEYRARRREIEESLKEQQQRAFEELGREADSHGIALIRTPAGMAFAPMRKGEVVGAEEFQALPGEEQERLQAVIASLEERLERLMQQIHQWRREGQQRIRQLDREVATSAVRHAIDELRKGYASLAQVLEHLDRLEQAMVENFEDFRRGEEGPETPSGLPMTGGGAPLRRYRVNVLVDRSGVAGAPVVHEDHPTYHNLLGRIEHVAQMGALVTDFALIKAGALHRADGGYLLLDARKLLMQPFAWEGLKRALDTREIRIESLGQVLSLISTVSLEPEPAPLDVKVVLLGDRLLYYLLYQYDPDFAELFKVAADFEDDMARDDQAQLGYARLIAGLVLKEKLLPFDRGAVARTVEHAARLADDASKLSLRVRELADLLREADYWAREAGRGTVTVEDIARAIDAKVYRLDRVRSLVQEQIERRLLLIETRGSRVGQVNGLSLARLGDFAFGHPVRISARVRLGKGDVLDIQREVELGGPIHSKGVLILSGLLGGRYVLDRPLSMSASLVFEQTYGEVEGDSASCAELYALLSALADVPLRQSLAVTGSIDQHGEVQAIGGVNEKIEGFFDACRRRGLTGEQGVLIPAANVQHLMLRADVVEAAAQGRFHVYAVNHVDEGLALLTGRPAGERGPDGRFPDGSVNFLVEAKLRAMAEQARAFFAPGPGDDPDPSRARR; encoded by the coding sequence GTGGCGAAGGGGGGCACGCCGGCGATCCCGCCGCTCGAGGCGGAGAAGCTCTACACCCGCTGCGACCCCGCGCAGCTCGACTTCGAGACCACCGCGGGTCTGAAGCCGCTCGATACCATTCTCGGGCAGCCGCGCGCGCTCGAAGCCCTGCGTTTCGGCATCGGCATCCGGCGCCCTGGTTACCATCTCTACGCGCTCGGCCCTCCGGGCGCCGGCAAGCGCACGCTGGTGCGGCTGATACTCGACGAGCGCGCGGCGCGGGAACCGGCCTCCCTTGATCTTTGCTACGTCAACAACTTCGACGCGCCCCACCGTCCACGCCTCCTGAGGCTCCCGACCGGCGTGGGCGAGCGTCTTCGGCGCGACGTGGACCGGCTGCTGGAGGACGTGCGAGGCGCGATTCCGGCGGTGTTCGAAACCGACGAGTATCGGGCGCGGCGGCGCGAGATCGAGGAGTCGCTCAAGGAGCAGCAGCAGCGTGCGTTCGAGGAGCTGGGCCGCGAGGCCGACTCGCACGGCATCGCGCTCATCCGCACGCCGGCCGGCATGGCGTTCGCGCCGATGCGCAAGGGCGAGGTGGTCGGCGCCGAGGAATTCCAGGCGCTGCCCGGGGAGGAGCAGGAGCGGCTGCAGGCGGTGATCGCCTCGCTCGAAGAGCGCCTCGAGCGGCTCATGCAGCAGATCCATCAATGGCGGCGCGAGGGGCAGCAGCGAATCCGGCAGCTCGATCGCGAGGTGGCGACGTCCGCCGTGCGCCACGCGATCGACGAGCTGCGCAAGGGCTACGCATCGCTGGCGCAGGTCCTGGAGCACCTCGACCGGCTCGAGCAGGCGATGGTCGAGAACTTCGAGGATTTCCGCCGCGGCGAGGAAGGACCCGAGACGCCGTCCGGCCTGCCTATGACGGGAGGCGGGGCGCCCCTGCGCCGCTACCGCGTCAATGTGCTGGTGGATCGAAGCGGGGTGGCGGGCGCGCCGGTCGTGCACGAGGACCATCCCACCTACCACAACCTGCTCGGGCGCATCGAGCACGTGGCGCAGATGGGGGCGCTGGTCACGGATTTCGCCCTGATCAAGGCGGGCGCGTTGCACCGGGCCGACGGCGGATACCTCCTGCTCGACGCGCGCAAGCTGCTCATGCAGCCCTTCGCCTGGGAGGGGCTCAAGCGCGCGCTCGATACGCGCGAGATCCGGATCGAATCGCTCGGGCAGGTGCTGAGCCTCATCAGTACCGTCTCGCTCGAACCCGAGCCCGCGCCGCTGGATGTCAAGGTTGTGCTGCTCGGGGACCGGCTGCTGTATTACCTGCTGTACCAGTACGACCCCGACTTTGCCGAGCTCTTCAAGGTCGCCGCCGACTTCGAGGACGACATGGCGCGCGACGATCAGGCGCAGCTCGGTTACGCGCGGCTCATCGCCGGGCTCGTCCTCAAGGAGAAGCTGCTGCCCTTCGATCGCGGAGCGGTGGCGCGCACCGTCGAGCACGCCGCGCGGCTCGCGGACGACGCCAGCAAGCTGTCGCTGCGCGTGCGCGAGCTGGCCGACCTGCTGCGTGAAGCGGATTACTGGGCGCGCGAGGCGGGACGCGGGACGGTCACGGTCGAGGACATCGCGCGCGCGATCGACGCGAAGGTCTATCGCCTGGATCGCGTGCGGTCACTCGTGCAGGAGCAGATCGAGCGCCGGCTGCTCCTGATCGAGACCCGGGGAAGCCGTGTGGGGCAGGTGAACGGGCTGTCGCTCGCGCGGCTCGGCGACTTCGCTTTCGGCCATCCGGTCCGGATCAGCGCGCGGGTTCGGCTCGGCAAGGGTGACGTGCTCGATATCCAGCGGGAAGTCGAGCTCGGCGGTCCGATCCACAGCAAAGGCGTGCTGATCCTCTCCGGCCTCCTCGGCGGTCGTTACGTGCTCGATCGGCCGCTCTCCATGTCGGCGAGCCTGGTCTTCGAGCAGACCTACGGCGAGGTCGAAGGAGACAGCGCCTCGTGCGCGGAGCTTTATGCGCTGCTCTCGGCGCTCGCGGACGTCCCGCTCCGGCAGTCGCTGGCCGTGACCGGCTCAATCGATCAGCACGGCGAGGTGCAGGCGATCGGCGGAGTGAACGAGAAGATCGAGGGGTTCTTCGACGCCTGCCGGCGTCGCGGCCTGACCGGCGAGCAGGGCGTGCTCATCCCGGCGGCGAACGTGCAGCACCTGATGCTGCGCGCGGACGTCGTGGAGGCCGCGGCGCAGGGACGCTTCCACGTTTACGCGGTAAACCACGTCGACGAGGGGCTGGCGCTCCTCACCGGACGCCCGGCCGGCGAGCGGGGTCCGGACGGCCGGTTTCCCGACGGCAGCGTCAACTTCCTGGTGGAGGCGAAGCTGCGCGCGATGGCCGAGCAGGCCCGGGCGTTTTTCGCACCGGGGCCGGGCGACGACCCCGATCCCTCGCGCGCGCGGCGCTAG
- the hpf gene encoding ribosome hibernation-promoting factor, HPF/YfiA family, translating into MKLPLQIVFRNLDPSDAIEAKVRERAERLERYADDVMSCRVVVEAEHKHRHQGHLYHVRVDLKVPGAELVASREPELNHAHEDVYVAIRDAFDAVRRRLEDHERRRRGDVKSHETPPHGRIVELNPGEDYGRIETGDGRTVYFHRHSVIDADFGDLAVGAEVRFVEEMGERGPQASTVRLVGKHHPG; encoded by the coding sequence ATGAAGCTGCCGTTGCAGATCGTCTTCCGAAATCTGGACCCCTCCGATGCCATCGAGGCGAAGGTCCGGGAGCGGGCGGAGCGGCTCGAACGCTATGCCGACGACGTCATGAGCTGTCGGGTGGTCGTCGAGGCCGAGCACAAGCACCGCCACCAGGGGCACCTGTATCACGTGCGCGTGGACCTGAAGGTGCCGGGCGCGGAGCTGGTGGCGAGCCGCGAGCCGGAGCTGAACCACGCGCACGAAGACGTCTACGTCGCCATCCGGGACGCCTTCGACGCGGTGCGGCGCCGGCTCGAGGATCACGAGCGGCGCCGGCGCGGGGACGTGAAGAGTCACGAGACGCCGCCCCACGGCCGCATCGTCGAGCTGAACCCCGGGGAGGACTACGGCCGGATCGAGACGGGGGACGGTCGCACCGTCTACTTCCACCGGCACAGCGTGATCGACGCCGACTTCGGCGACCTCGCGGTGGGCGCCGAGGTGCGTTTCGTCGAGGAGATGGGCGAGCGCGGGCCGCAGGCGAGCACCGTCCGTCTCGTGGGCAAGCATCACCCGGGGTGA
- the groL gene encoding chaperonin GroEL (60 kDa chaperone family; promotes refolding of misfolded polypeptides especially under stressful conditions; forms two stacked rings of heptamers to form a barrel-shaped 14mer; ends can be capped by GroES; misfolded proteins enter the barrel where they are refolded when GroES binds), with amino-acid sequence MAHKQILFGSAARERILRGAGALADAVRVTLGPKSKSVLLQRKWGAPIVCNDGVTIAKEVDLRDPEENLGAQMLRQAAEKTGDAVGDGTSTSTVLAHAIYAEGVRNVVAGASAIDLKRGLDRGLKAAVDALRALSRPVQTRREKAQVATISAHNDPAIGELVAEAMERVGGEGVITVEESKTTETVLDVVEGMQFDRGYISPYFITDTEKMEAVLEDACILICDRRISSLRDLIPILEQIAKAGRPVLVVAEEVEGEALATLIVNQVRAVLRNCAVKAPGFGDRRKSMLADLAILTGGQVISEDVGLKLEDATFEQLGRARRVVVDKDNTTVIGGAGERAAIDARMQQIRREIEKATSDYDREKLEERLAKLAGGVAVIRVGAPSEAEMKSKKEALDDAISATKAAVEEGIVAGGGLALIRAIDAVAREEQQCDGDERTGVQILKRALESPARQIAENSAVDGGVVVERMRHGEGNLGFDAARKEYVDLVGAGIIDPTKVVRVALENAVSVASLLLLTEATMTEIPEKPREGAPAEPEY; translated from the coding sequence ATGGCGCACAAGCAGATCCTCTTCGGTTCGGCAGCCCGCGAACGGATCCTGCGGGGCGCGGGGGCGCTCGCCGATGCCGTGCGCGTCACGCTCGGGCCCAAATCCAAATCGGTCCTGCTTCAGCGAAAATGGGGCGCCCCGATCGTGTGCAACGACGGCGTCACCATCGCGAAGGAGGTCGATCTCCGGGACCCCGAGGAGAACCTCGGCGCCCAGATGTTGCGCCAGGCGGCGGAGAAGACCGGCGACGCGGTCGGTGACGGCACCAGCACCTCGACGGTTCTCGCCCACGCCATCTACGCGGAGGGCGTGCGCAACGTGGTGGCCGGCGCGAGCGCGATCGATCTCAAGCGCGGCCTGGATCGCGGGCTGAAAGCGGCCGTCGACGCGTTGCGCGCGCTGTCCCGTCCCGTGCAGACGCGCAGGGAAAAGGCGCAGGTCGCCACCATCTCGGCGCACAACGATCCGGCGATCGGCGAGCTCGTCGCGGAGGCGATGGAGCGGGTCGGGGGCGAGGGGGTGATCACGGTCGAGGAGTCGAAGACGACCGAAACCGTGCTCGACGTCGTGGAGGGCATGCAGTTCGACCGCGGCTATATCTCGCCTTACTTCATCACCGACACCGAAAAGATGGAGGCGGTGCTCGAGGACGCCTGCATCCTCATCTGCGACCGCCGGATCAGCAGCCTGCGCGACCTGATTCCGATCCTCGAGCAGATCGCCAAGGCCGGACGCCCGGTGCTGGTCGTTGCCGAGGAGGTCGAGGGCGAGGCGCTCGCCACGCTGATCGTGAACCAGGTGCGGGCCGTGCTGCGGAACTGCGCGGTGAAGGCCCCCGGGTTCGGCGACCGACGGAAGAGCATGCTCGCCGACCTCGCGATTCTTACCGGCGGGCAGGTCATCTCGGAGGATGTCGGGCTCAAGCTGGAGGACGCCACGTTCGAGCAGCTCGGCCGCGCCCGGCGCGTCGTCGTGGACAAGGACAACACGACCGTCATCGGCGGCGCCGGCGAACGCGCGGCGATCGACGCACGCATGCAGCAGATCCGGCGCGAGATCGAGAAGGCGACGAGCGACTACGATCGCGAGAAGCTGGAAGAGCGGCTCGCGAAACTCGCCGGCGGGGTCGCCGTCATCCGCGTGGGGGCGCCCTCCGAGGCCGAAATGAAGTCGAAGAAGGAGGCGCTGGACGACGCGATCAGCGCGACCAAGGCCGCGGTCGAGGAAGGCATCGTCGCCGGCGGGGGCCTCGCGCTCATCCGCGCGATCGATGCGGTCGCGCGCGAGGAGCAACAGTGCGACGGCGACGAGCGCACGGGCGTGCAGATCCTGAAGCGCGCGCTCGAATCCCCGGCGCGACAGATCGCCGAGAACTCCGCCGTCGACGGCGGCGTGGTGGTCGAGCGCATGCGACACGGGGAGGGCAATCTTGGCTTCGACGCCGCGCGCAAGGAGTACGTCGATCTGGTCGGGGCGGGCATCATCGATCCCACCAAGGTCGTGCGCGTCGCGCTCGAGAACGCGGTGTCGGTCGCGAGTCTGCTCCTGCTCACCGAGGCGACGATGACCGAGATCCCGGAGAAGCCCAGGGAAGGCGCGCCGGCCGAGCCCGAGTACTGA
- a CDS encoding phytoene desaturase family protein, with the protein MSRAAALSSDPYDVVVIGAGHNGLVAAAYLARAGLRVIVLERRDLIGGACVTEELWPGFKVSTASYVCSLLRPRIVRELELRRHGLELLPRNPSSFSPFPDGRYLMLGPDRDLNRREIAKFSSRDADALPHYEAMLERVADFIEPTLEMTPPDPWSLRPRDLYALARLGWRFLRLGRRDGARAIEVLTGSARAILDRWFESEELKATLATDAVIGAFAAPSMPGTAYVLFHHVMGECNSARGVWCYVRGGMGGISQALAAAARAHGAEIRTGAPVARIAVREGKAAGVVLEDGSEIEARQVVSNADAHVTFLRLLDPRQLPAGFGDAVRAIDYASPSLKINLALSALPVFAALPGAAPGPQHRGTIHVAPSLDYIERAFDDAKYGRPSRQPILECTIPSVVDPTVAPSGRHLMSVFVQYAPYRLAEGTWDDAREAFADRCLDVLAEYAPNMRGAVVARQVLAPPDLEERFALTGGNIFQGAMTLGQLFFLRPVPGYADYRAPIAGLYLCGAATHPGGGVMGACGFNAAREMLRDAPRFRAKAGARAGRRT; encoded by the coding sequence ATGAGCCGTGCAGCGGCCTTGTCGTCCGACCCCTACGACGTCGTCGTCATCGGCGCCGGCCACAACGGGCTGGTCGCCGCGGCCTATCTCGCGCGCGCCGGGTTGCGGGTGATCGTGCTCGAGCGCCGTGATCTGATCGGCGGGGCGTGCGTGACCGAAGAGCTCTGGCCGGGCTTCAAGGTCTCGACCGCCAGTTACGTGTGCAGCCTGCTGCGCCCGCGCATCGTCCGGGAGCTGGAGCTCCGTCGCCACGGACTCGAGCTCCTGCCGCGTAACCCCTCGTCGTTCAGCCCGTTTCCGGACGGGCGGTACCTCATGCTCGGTCCCGACCGCGATCTCAACCGGCGGGAGATCGCGAAGTTCTCCTCGCGCGACGCGGACGCGCTGCCGCACTACGAGGCCATGCTCGAGCGGGTCGCGGACTTCATCGAGCCGACGCTGGAAATGACCCCTCCGGATCCCTGGTCCCTGCGCCCGCGCGATCTCTACGCGCTCGCCCGCCTCGGGTGGCGCTTCCTGCGCCTGGGAAGAAGGGACGGCGCGCGCGCCATCGAAGTCCTCACCGGGAGCGCGCGCGCCATCCTCGATCGCTGGTTCGAGTCCGAAGAGCTGAAGGCGACGCTGGCGACCGACGCGGTGATCGGGGCCTTTGCCGCGCCGTCCATGCCCGGCACGGCGTACGTGCTGTTTCATCACGTGATGGGCGAGTGCAACAGCGCGCGCGGCGTCTGGTGTTACGTGCGCGGCGGGATGGGCGGCATCAGCCAGGCGCTGGCGGCGGCCGCGCGCGCCCACGGCGCGGAGATCCGCACCGGCGCGCCGGTCGCGCGCATCGCCGTGCGCGAGGGGAAGGCGGCCGGGGTCGTGCTCGAGGACGGGAGCGAGATCGAAGCCCGCCAGGTGGTGTCCAACGCCGACGCACACGTCACCTTCCTGCGCCTGCTCGATCCGCGCCAGTTGCCCGCCGGCTTCGGCGACGCGGTCCGCGCGATCGATTACGCCAGTCCTTCGCTCAAGATCAACCTCGCGCTGAGCGCGCTGCCGGTTTTCGCGGCCCTGCCCGGGGCGGCGCCCGGTCCGCAGCACCGCGGCACGATCCACGTCGCTCCGTCGCTCGATTACATCGAACGCGCGTTCGACGACGCCAAGTACGGCCGGCCATCCAGGCAGCCGATACTCGAGTGCACGATCCCGTCGGTCGTCGATCCCACCGTCGCGCCGTCCGGCCGGCACCTCATGTCCGTGTTCGTGCAATACGCGCCGTACCGTCTGGCGGAAGGCACGTGGGACGACGCGCGCGAGGCGTTCGCGGATCGCTGCCTCGACGTGCTCGCCGAGTATGCGCCGAACATGCGGGGAGCGGTGGTTGCGCGCCAGGTGCTCGCGCCGCCCGACCTGGAGGAACGCTTCGCGCTGACCGGCGGCAACATCTTCCAAGGGGCCATGACACTGGGCCAGCTTTTCTTTCTCCGGCCGGTGCCCGGTTACGCCGATTACCGCGCTCCGATCGCCGGCCTCTACCTGTGCGGCGCCGCCACGCATCCGGGCGGCGGCGTCATGGGCGCCTGCGGCTTCAACGCTGCACGGGAAATGCTGCGGGACGCACCTCGGTTCCGGGCCAAGGCAGGCGCGCGAGCGGGACGACGGACCTGA
- a CDS encoding rhodanese-like domain-containing protein: MNHPVYAVVFMAMLALQPVVVSANAPKDAAPSAFPLRPQYIDVTVLETADLAARFEEVIVVDVRSQYEYDTLRIQNALLLPVTDKSFVQEVRRLRESSTKPIVFYCNGKTCRKSYDAALMAQSSRIPNVYCYDAGVFDWAKAHPEKTALLGKTPMNPKALIDSDRFKERLLPPKDFAAKAEGAAVILDVRDRAQRDTPLFPFRELRAQLDENAKIDAAIEQAKREKKTLLIYDAVGKQVQWMQYHIEEKGLADYYFMKGGAQAYWDATLGKVSLGTAKAK, from the coding sequence ATGAATCACCCCGTCTACGCCGTCGTCTTTATGGCGATGCTCGCGCTGCAACCCGTCGTGGTCTCCGCGAACGCACCCAAGGACGCCGCGCCCAGCGCGTTCCCGCTGCGTCCGCAGTACATCGACGTCACGGTGCTCGAAACCGCGGATCTCGCCGCGCGGTTCGAGGAGGTCATCGTCGTGGACGTGCGCTCGCAATACGAGTACGACACGCTGCGCATTCAGAACGCCCTGCTGCTGCCCGTGACCGACAAGAGCTTCGTCCAGGAAGTGCGCCGCCTCAGGGAGTCGAGCACCAAGCCGATCGTTTTCTACTGCAACGGCAAGACCTGTCGCAAATCCTACGATGCGGCGCTCATGGCGCAGTCCTCGCGCATTCCGAACGTTTACTGCTACGACGCCGGGGTGTTCGACTGGGCAAAGGCGCATCCCGAGAAAACGGCCCTCCTCGGGAAGACGCCGATGAACCCCAAGGCACTCATCGACAGCGACCGTTTCAAGGAGCGCCTGCTGCCGCCGAAGGATTTCGCGGCCAAGGCCGAGGGTGCGGCCGTCATCCTCGACGTCCGCGACCGCGCACAACGCGATACCCCGCTGTTCCCGTTCCGCGAGCTTCGCGCCCAGCTGGACGAAAACGCCAAGATCGACGCCGCCATCGAGCAAGCGAAGAGGGAGAAAAAGACGCTGCTCATCTACGACGCAGTCGGCAAGCAGGTACAGTGGATGCAGTACCACATCGAGGAAAAAGGCCTTGCCGATTACTACTTCATGAAGGGCGGCGCGCAAGCCTACTGGGACGCCACCCTCGGCAAGGTCTCGCTCGGGACGGCGAAGGCGAAGTAG
- a CDS encoding aminotransferase class V-fold PLP-dependent enzyme gives MAGNGASDIDSLLISEFPLLPGLVYLNHAAVSPWPRRTAETVKRFAEENLREGASRYPEWLQTERLLRGQLAGLVNAPSIDDIALLKNTSEGLSFVAYGLDWRSGDNVVITAEEFPSNRIVWESLASRGVGLREARVSHVHDPESAILEATDRHTRLVSVSSVQYASGLRLDLGRLGTACRERGIAFCVDAIQGLGVFRHDVQAAQIDFLVADGHKWLLGPEGIAVFYCRPEWRERLKLHEYGWHMVEDMGDYARRDWRPAAGARRFECGSPNMLGIHALSASLSLLLELGPETVERRVLERTEHLFERIRAAPSLDLVTPTRSGRYAGIVSFRHRSVPNPVIHERLRKANVVCAERLGGIRFSPHCYTPLEQLETAVAIAAG, from the coding sequence ATGGCAGGCAACGGCGCCAGCGATATCGACTCGCTTCTCATCTCCGAGTTTCCACTGCTTCCGGGTCTCGTTTACCTGAACCATGCCGCGGTGAGCCCGTGGCCACGCAGAACGGCCGAGACGGTCAAGCGCTTTGCCGAGGAGAACCTTCGCGAAGGTGCCAGCCGCTATCCCGAGTGGCTGCAGACCGAACGGCTGCTGCGCGGGCAGCTTGCCGGCCTCGTGAACGCGCCCTCGATCGACGACATCGCGCTTCTCAAGAACACCTCCGAAGGGTTGTCGTTCGTGGCCTACGGTCTCGACTGGCGGTCGGGCGACAACGTCGTGATCACGGCCGAGGAATTTCCGTCCAACCGCATCGTGTGGGAGTCGCTCGCCTCCCGCGGCGTCGGCCTGCGGGAAGCACGCGTGTCGCACGTCCACGACCCCGAGTCGGCCATCCTGGAAGCGACCGATCGGCACACGCGCCTCGTGTCCGTAAGCTCCGTGCAGTACGCATCCGGACTGCGCCTCGACCTCGGACGGCTCGGCACCGCCTGCCGCGAGCGCGGCATCGCCTTCTGCGTTGATGCGATCCAGGGGCTCGGCGTGTTCCGGCACGACGTGCAGGCCGCGCAGATCGACTTTCTCGTGGCCGACGGGCACAAATGGCTGCTCGGGCCGGAGGGGATCGCGGTTTTCTATTGCCGGCCGGAGTGGCGCGAGCGGCTGAAGCTGCACGAGTACGGCTGGCACATGGTGGAGGACATGGGCGACTACGCACGCCGCGACTGGCGGCCCGCGGCCGGCGCACGCCGTTTCGAATGCGGCAGCCCGAACATGCTCGGCATCCACGCCCTCTCCGCGAGCCTCTCCCTGCTGCTCGAGCTCGGGCCGGAAACCGTGGAGCGCCGGGTGCTCGAGCGCACGGAACACCTGTTCGAGAGGATCCGCGCGGCGCCGTCGCTCGATCTCGTCACGCCGACCCGTTCCGGCCGATATGCGGGCATCGTCTCCTTCCGCCACCGTTCGGTCCCGAACCCGGTGATCCACGAGAGGCTTCGGAAGGCGAACGTGGTCTGCGCCGAGCGGCTGGGCGGCATCCGTTTCTCGCCCCATTGCTACACGCCGCTCGAGCAACTGGAGACCGCCGTCGCGATCGCCGCCGGGTAG
- a CDS encoding TatD family hydrolase, whose translation MPDLVDSHCHLDFDPLGADVPSVLARARENGVGHMICVSVTLERLPGIIDIARAHPRVYASVGVHPNEREGRDPTVEELIGLAEDPRVVAIGETGLDYYRSEGDLAWQHERFRRHIRAARASRKPLIIHTREAADDTLRIMAEEGAGEIGGVMHCFTESREVARRALDLGFYISFSGIVTFRNAETLRAVAREVPADRLLVETDAPYLAPVPYRGKTNEPAYVRHVAECLADVRGTDLDEFARQTTRNFFALFRAVRADS comes from the coding sequence GTGCCCGATCTCGTCGATTCGCACTGCCACCTCGATTTCGATCCCCTCGGCGCCGATGTCCCTTCCGTGCTCGCGCGGGCGCGTGAGAACGGGGTCGGCCACATGATCTGCGTTTCGGTAACGCTCGAGCGACTGCCCGGCATCATCGACATCGCCCGAGCGCATCCCCGGGTCTATGCCTCGGTAGGCGTGCATCCGAACGAGCGCGAAGGCAGGGACCCCACCGTCGAGGAGCTGATCGGCCTGGCCGAGGATCCCCGCGTCGTCGCGATCGGCGAGACCGGACTCGATTACTACCGCAGCGAGGGGGATCTCGCCTGGCAGCACGAGCGGTTCCGGCGCCATATCCGCGCCGCCCGGGCATCCCGCAAACCGCTCATCATCCATACGCGCGAGGCGGCGGACGATACGCTGCGGATCATGGCCGAGGAGGGCGCCGGCGAGATCGGCGGCGTGATGCACTGCTTCACCGAGAGTCGGGAAGTGGCCCGCAGGGCCCTGGATCTCGGCTTTTACATCTCCTTCTCCGGCATCGTCACCTTCCGCAACGCCGAGACGCTCCGCGCGGTCGCGAGGGAGGTGCCCGCCGACCGCCTGCTCGTCGAGACGGACGCGCCTTATCTCGCACCGGTCCCGTACCGGGGCAAGACCAACGAGCCGGCCTACGTCAGACACGTGGCGGAGTGTCTGGCGGACGTCCGCGGCACGGACCTCGACGAGTTCGCCCGACAGACCACTCGCAACTTTTTCGCCTTGTTTCGCGCTGTGCGCGCCGACTCCTAG
- a CDS encoding PilZ domain-containing protein has translation MSNKPNVPLKPVPLPMARPGVLSLTIKDKSALYAAYMPFVKGGGIFIPSNRPYKLGEEVFMLLTLMDSKEKVPVAGHVVWITPRGAQGSRTAGIGVRFSEKDSGVARAKIENLLAGALNSDRPTHTM, from the coding sequence ATGAGCAATAAGCCGAACGTTCCCCTGAAACCCGTCCCGCTTCCCATGGCGCGGCCGGGCGTCCTCTCCCTGACGATCAAGGACAAGAGCGCGCTGTACGCCGCTTACATGCCCTTCGTGAAGGGCGGGGGCATATTCATTCCGAGCAACCGGCCCTACAAGCTGGGCGAGGAAGTCTTCATGCTGCTCACCCTCATGGACAGCAAGGAGAAGGTGCCGGTCGCCGGGCACGTGGTGTGGATCACGCCCCGCGGGGCGCAGGGCAGCCGTACGGCCGGCATCGGGGTCCGGTTCAGCGAAAAGGATTCGGGCGTCGCCCGCGCCAAGATCGAGAACCTCCTCGCGGGCGCGTTGAACTCGGACCGGCCGACCCACACAATGTAG